TTCTATGGAGCTTCAAGCTACCATTTTACTATTGTAACTTCTCAATGACTCCTGCAATGCTGCCATCTGCATGCTCCAGTTTCAGTATCTTCATTATATGGGCATTAGTTGCATGGTTATGATTGATTGGACTGTTTAAGAAACTACTCATTGTCTGATTCTATGTTTACTTTTACTGAGAACTATGCCCCACCTTTTTCCTTAGGTTGCTGTCAGATATATTGGCAAGCTAAAGAATGGCACGATTTTTGACTCCAATGTTAGTGGAAGACCGTTCGAGTTCAGACTAGGTAATTACTTCTTCCTGCTGATGTCGTGCTCTTTACCATCTCTCAAGAAGAGTATTGGGTTGTTTTTAATGGTATGTTGCCTGCAGGTGTTGGGCAGGTTATCAAAGGATGGGATGTCGGCGTCAATGGTATATGAACCTTCATCTTGTTATCAAACACAAGATTATCATGTAGTCCATATTTTCATGCTTTTGGCTTGGTGCTTGTTAACAGGTATGCGGGTTGGTGACAAAAGGAGACTCACCATTCCACCTTCAATGGGGTAAGATACCCATCACtttgatatttgtatcaccaCTCACCAGCAGTTGCTCGTTCAAATCCAGTCCTGATTTGTACCTTTTGTAGGTACGGGAGCGACAGAGTGGGGAAGATACCGCAGAACTCAACTCTCATCTTTGATGTGGAGCTAGTGAACGTAAAATAAAGCTGAAGACCAAGATGGCATGAGGTCCATGAGAAACTGAGGCAGTTTCGCAACTTTTGGAGCACCGTCTTTCTTCTGCAATGCTATTTCGTTAGCCGTAGGGACATGTTCAGTGAATTCCATGCCTTCATTTCTGTTGACATTATGCTGTACACAGGAGCGAACATGGCTGAGGTCACAACGTTTGGCCTGCTTTTGCTTGATCATACCGCGGTTGATTTCTTTTGGGTCGTTTTGAACTTTTGATTGAATCATCTACCCTAGTATCATATGAAACCTATTTTAACGAATTGATTAGCACTATTGGAGTTTATGTAATTATGTTGCTGCGTTTTTAGAATGTCTATTAACCTAGAGAGAGATGTCGATGACTGCGTAGTTTGGGTTTTGCTGCTAGCTTTCCAAACCTGATCTCTCGCAAAATCTCGATTTGAGGTTGCTTTCACGGATGCTCCACATTTGCCCCTTGCGTAGACCAGGCTTGATCATTCTTTGGCCTAGATGAGAGTTAAATTTTCTGGTTGACTTGGACACCCGAGAGTTTTGTCTGTCATCAGCCATCCCCTCGCGCAGCTGTGCTGTTGTTCGACGCCATGTGCGGCTGTCCCATACGACTTCCACAGTTCCCAACTGGACACTAGTAGAGCGGATGAGCTGAGCAGGCAGTGGCAGTGAGCGGTGGCACCAAGCGGCGCGCCGGGCGGCCACAGCCACGGCCCATCTGCTTCGCGAGCGCCGAAATCCAAACGCACGATGCCTTCGCTACCACCGCCCCCCACCGCGTgcgctctcctcctccccttctCCCCCTCCCCATCCACCTCCGGCCAACCCCACCaccccgcgccccgccgcctgcGCGTCCGCGGCTCGAAGCCCAGCCCCCCGGGCCTCCCCaagcccagcaccggcgccaggccgcccccgcgccgcctgCACGGGGCGGACCGCCGCCTCAGCTCCCTGGTCCACCGGGGCGACCTCGACGCGGCGCTCCGCCTCGTgcgctcctcgccgcgcccGCCCGACGTGCCCCTCGCCAACCGGCTCGTCCGCGACCTCTGCCGCCGGGGCcgccccgccgacgccgcgcgcgtCGTCGAGGCGTGCGGGCCggaggccaccgccgccacctacGGCGCGCTCGTCGACGGCTACTGCCGCGCGGGCCTGCTCGAGGACGCGCGCCGCGTCGTGGGCGGCATGCCCGCGCCCGTGCGGGCCACCAGCGCCTACGCCTACAACCCGCTCATCCACGCGCTCTGCGAGCGGGGGCGGGTCGCCGACGCGCTCGGGGTGCTCGACGGCATGCTCTGCCGCGGGTGCGCGCCCGACGTGGTCACCTACAACATCCTCCTCGAGGCGGCGTGCAAGGCGAGAGGGTACCTGCAGGCCATGGACCTGGTCGACCTCATGCGCGCCGAGGGGTGTGAGCCCAACAACGTGACGTACAATGTCATCATCGACGCCATGTGCAGGGAAGGAGATGTGGACCAGGCACGCGAGTTCCTCGACAGCTTGCCATCTAGAGGTTGCCAGCCCAACACTGTCAACTACAACACTGTCTTGAAGGGATTTTGTAGCGCTGAGCGATGGGAGGATGGCGATGAGCTTCTAGATGAGATGGTTCGAGAGAATTGCCCACCAAACGAGGCAACCCTCAATGTGATCATCAATGCCTTGTGTCGGAAAGGATTGCTCCAAAAGGTTACTCGGTATCTAGAGAAAATGTCGAAATACGGCTGTGCGGCAAATGTTGTTACTTACAATGCTGTCATCAATGGGATCTGTGAGCAAGGGCATGTGGATAGTGCCCTGGAGTTGCTTAGCAATATGCAATCCTATGGTTGTAAGCCTGATATCGTGACCTACAACACTCTGCTGAAGGGTCTGTGCAGTGCTGAGCGATGGGAGGATGCTGAGGAGCTAATTGCTAAGATGACCCAGAATGATTGCCTCCCAGATAACATGACATTCAATACTATAATTAATTTCTTGTGTCAAAAGGGATTGATTGTGCAGGCCTTTGAAGTCTTTAAGCAAATGCCTGAGAAAGGCTGCAATCCTAACTCAATCACTTACAGTACAATGATAGGTGGACTTGCCAAGGCTGGCAAGCTGGAACAAGCCCTTGAGTTGATAAATGAAATGGCGAGCAAAGGATTCAATTCAGATAAGATGTATCACTTGTTAACTGAGTATCTGAATAAAGAGGATAAAATTGAAGAGGTGGTTGAGGCAGTTCATAAACTGCAAGATGCAGGTATATCACCCCACACTGTACTCTACAACACAGTACTGTTAGGGCTTTGCAGAAATGGGAAAACAGATTATGCTATCGACATGTTTGCTGATATGGTCTCCTGTGGTTGTATGCCTGATGAATTGACATACATTATACTCATCGAAGGTTTGGCTTATGAGGGCTATTTGAAGGAGGCAAGAGAATTGCTAAGCAAATTGTGCTCAAGAGATGTTCTTTCTAACAGCTTGATCAGGAATGAAGCTTTGTTGTTAGGTCAAAATATTCATTCTTCTTGAGTATTGATTAATTCGAGGGATATGTGCACTTTTAACTACATTACATATAGTGGTGGAGTAGGTTAGCACTTGCACATTGCTTCAATTTTGATTGTAAGTTCTCTTTGCTTGAGACATGTTGTAGTGTAGAGCTTAGTTCAGTGTTTAAGTTGTTTCTGTAACGATGCTGCCCTTCAGTGTAGAGCTTAGTTCTCCATCTGTTTAAGTTGTTTCTGTAACGATGCTGTCCAATATCATGCCTGTTTGGCTGATTGTAGTTGCACATTTTTATGCATACTTACAGAATTGAGCACATTGGATTGTAAACATGATCTGATGATTACTTGATGCACATCTAGCTAACACAACCTTGTGCTCTATTTTAAGTCAGTATTCTTAGTTTATGTTTGATGGAGATCCTTGCTCTAGGATTTAAGCTAAGATGAATGTGCAATAAGGTTTAAGGAGCAGGAATATTGTAGGCCTGCACCTATATAGTATTCTAGGAGTTACTGGAATACTTTCTCTAGAAACAAGAGGTCAATTTTTTAGTGGTTATATAAAACCAAAA
This sequence is a window from Panicum virgatum strain AP13 chromosome 7K, P.virgatum_v5, whole genome shotgun sequence. Protein-coding genes within it:
- the LOC120641141 gene encoding pentatricopeptide repeat-containing protein At1g09900-like, encoding MPSLPPPPTACALLLPFSPSPSTSGQPHHPAPRRLRVRGSKPSPPGLPKPSTGARPPPRRLHGADRRLSSLVHRGDLDAALRLVRSSPRPPDVPLANRLVRDLCRRGRPADAARVVEACGPEATAATYGALVDGYCRAGLLEDARRVVGGMPAPVRATSAYAYNPLIHALCERGRVADALGVLDGMLCRGCAPDVVTYNILLEAACKARGYLQAMDLVDLMRAEGCEPNNVTYNVIIDAMCREGDVDQAREFLDSLPSRGCQPNTVNYNTVLKGFCSAERWEDGDELLDEMVRENCPPNEATLNVIINALCRKGLLQKVTRYLEKMSKYGCAANVVTYNAVINGICEQGHVDSALELLSNMQSYGCKPDIVTYNTLLKGLCSAERWEDAEELIAKMTQNDCLPDNMTFNTIINFLCQKGLIVQAFEVFKQMPEKGCNPNSITYSTMIGGLAKAGKLEQALELINEMASKGFNSDKMYHLLTEYLNKEDKIEEVVEAVHKLQDAGISPHTVLYNTVLLGLCRNGKTDYAIDMFADMVSCGCMPDELTYIILIEGLAYEGYLKEARELLSKLCSRDVLSNSLIRNEALLLGQNIHSS